The Epinephelus lanceolatus isolate andai-2023 chromosome 8, ASM4190304v1, whole genome shotgun sequence genome includes a window with the following:
- the LOC117258968 gene encoding tubulin alpha chain-like → MRECISVHVGQAGVQIGNACWELYCLEHGIQPDGQMPSDKTIGGGDDSFNTFFSETGAGKHVPRAVFVDLEPTVIDEVRSGTYRQLFHPEQLITGKEDAANNYARGHYTIGKEIIDLVLDRIRKLADQCTGLQGFLVFHSFGGGTGSGFTSLLMERLSVDYGKKSKLEFSIYPAPQVSTAVVEPYNSILTTHTTLEHSDCAFMVDNEAIYDICRRNLDIERPTYTNLNRLISQIVSSITASLRFDGALNVDLTEFQTNLVPYPRIHFPLATYAPVISAEKAYHEQLTVSEITNACFEPANQLVKCDPRHGKYMACCLLYRGDVVPKDVNAAIATIKTKRSIQFVDWCPTGFKVGINYQPPTVVPGGDLAKVQRAVCMLSNTTAIAEAWARLDHKFDLMYAKRAFVHWYVGEGMEEGEFSEAREDMAALEKDYEEVGVDSIEGEGEEEGEE, encoded by the exons ATG CGTGAGTGTATCTCAGTCCACGTCGGTCAGGCTGGTGTCCAGATTGGCAATGCCTGCTGGGAGCTTTACTGCCTGGAACATGGGATCCAGCCGGACGGACAGATGCCCAGTGACAAGACCATCGGCGGAGGAGATGATTCCTTCAACACCTTCTTCAGTGAGACTGGAGCTGGAAAGCACGTCCCCAGAGCTGTTTTTGTCGACCTGGAGCCCACTGTCATCG ATGAGGTGCGCTCTGGGACCTACCGCCAGCTGTTCCACCCTGAGCAGCTGATCACTGGCAAGGAGGATGCTGCCAACAACTACGCCCGTGGACACTACACCATCGGCAAAGAGATCATCGACCTGGTGCTGGACAGGATCCGCAAACTG gctgACCAGTGCACCGGCCTTCAGGGCTTCCTGGTTTTCCACAGCTTCGGAGGTGGCACCGGCTCTGGTTTCACCTCCCTGCTGATGGAGCGTCTGTCCGTGGACTACGGCAAGAAGTCCAAGCTGGAGTTCTCCATCTACCCAGCTCCCCAGGTGTCCACCGCTGTGGTGGAGCCCTACAACTCCATCCTGACCACCCACACCACCCTGGAGCACTCTGACTGTGCCTTCATGGTAGATAACGAGGCCATCTACGATATCTGCCGCAGGAACCTCGATATCGAGCGTCCCACTTACACCAACCTGAACAGGCTGATCAGTCAGATTGTGTCCTCCATCACTGCGTCCCTTCGTTTCGATGGCGCCCTCAATGTTGATCTGACAGAGTTCCAGACCAACTTGGTGCCATATCCCCGTATCCACTTCCCTCTGGCCACCTATGCCCCTGTCATCTCTGCTGAGAAGGCTTACCATGAGCAGTTAACGGTGTCAGAAATCACCAATGCCTGCTTTGAACCTGCCAATCAGTTGGTGAAATGTGACCCTCGCCACGGCAAATACATGGCTTGTTGCCTTTTGTATCGTGGTGATGTGGTGCCCAAAGATGTCAATGCTGCCATCGCCACCATTAAAACCAAGCGCTCCATCCagtttgtggactggtgccCCACTGGTTTCAAGGTGGGCATCAACTACCAGCCACCCACTGTAGTTCCTGgtggagacctggccaaggtcCAGAGGGCTGTGTGCATGCTGAGCAACACCACTGCTATTGCAGAGGCCTGGGCTCGGCTGGACCACAAATTTGATCTGATGTACGCTAAGCGTGCCTTTGTTCACTGGTATGTGGGTGAGGGTATGGAGGAGGGAGAGTTCTCTGAGGCCAGAGAGGACATGGCAGCTCTGGAGAAGGATTATGAGGAGGTTGGAGTCGACTCCATCGAgggtgagggagaggaggagggagaggagtaG
- the LOC117258295 gene encoding tubulin alpha-1A chain: protein MRECISIHVGQAGVQIGNACWELYCLEHGIQPDGQMPSDKTIGGGDDSFNTFFSETGAGKHVPRAVFVDLEPTVIDEVRTGTYRQLFHPEQLITGKEDAANNYARGHYTIGKEIIDLVLDRIRKLADQCTGLQGFLVFHSFGGGTGSGFTSLLMERLSVDYGKKSKLEFSIYPAPQVSTAVVEPYNSILTTHTTLEHSDCAFMVDNEAIYDICRRNLDIERPTYTNLNRLIGQIVSSITASLRFDGALNVDLTEFQTNLVPYPRIHFPLATYAPVISAEKAYHEQLSVSEITNACFEPANQMVKCDPRHGKYMACCLLYRGDVVPKDVNAAIATIKTKRTIQFVDWCPTGFKVGINYQPPTVVPGGDLAKVQRAVCMLSNTTAIAEAWARLDHKFDLMYAKRAFVHWYVGEGMEEGEFSEAREDMAALEKDYEEVGVDSIEGEGEEEGEEY, encoded by the exons ATG CGTGAGTGTATCTCCATCCACGTCGGTCAGGCTGGTGTCCAGATTGGCAATGCCTGCTGGGAGCTTTACTGCCTGGAACATGGGATCCAGCCGGACGGACAGATGCCCAGTGACAAGACCATCGGCGGAGGAGATGACTCCTTCAACACCTTCTTCAGTGAGACTGGAGCTGGAAAGCACGTCCCCAGAGCTGTTTTTGTCGACCTGGAGCCCACTGTCATCG ATGAGGTGCGCACTGGGACCTACCGCCAGCTGTTCCACCCTGAGCAGCTGATCACTGGCAAGGAGGATGCTGCCAACAACTACGCCCGTGGACACTACACCATCGGCAAAGAGATCATCGACCTGGTGCTGGACAGGATCCGCAAACTG gctgACCAGTGCACCGGCCTTCAGGGCTTCCTGGTTTTCCACAGCTTCGGAGGTGGCACCGGCTCTGGTTTCACCTCCCTGCTGATGGAGCGTCTGTCCGTGGACTACGGCAAGAAGTCCAAGCTGGAGTTCTCCATCTACCCAGCTCCCCAGGTGTCCACCGCTGTGGTGGAGCCCTACAACTCCATCCTGACCACCCACACCACCCTGGAGCACTCTGACTGTGCCTTCATGGTAGATAACGAGGCCATCTACGATATCTGCCGCAGGAACCTCGATATCGAGCGTCCCACTTACACCAACCTGAACAGGCTAATTGGTCAGATTGTGTCCTCCATCACTGCATCCCTTCGTTTTGATGGCGCCCTCAATGTTGATCTGACAGAGTTCCAGACCAACTTGGTGCCATATCCCCGTATCCACTTCCCTCTGGCCACCTATGCCCCTGTCATCTCTGCTGAGAAGGCTTACCATGAGCAGCTCTCAGTATCAGAAATCACCAACGCCTGCTTCGAGCCTGCCAATCAGATGGTGAAATGTGACCCTCGCCACGGCAAATACATGGCTTGTTGCCTTTTGTATCGTGGTGATGTGGTGCCCAAAGATGTCAATGCTGCCATTGCCACCATTAAAACCAAGCGCACCATCCagtttgtggactggtgccCCACTGGTTTCAAGGTGGGCATCAACTACCAGCCACCCACTGTAGTTCCTGgtggagacctggccaaggtcCAGAGGGCTGTGTGCATGCTGAGCAACACCACTGCTATTGCAGAGGCCTGGGCTCGGCTGGACCACAAGTTTGATCTGATGTACGCTAAGCGTGCCTTTGTTCACTGGTATGTGGGTGAGGGTATGGAGGAGGGAGAGTTCTCTGAGGCCAGAGAGGACATGGCAGCTCTGGAGAAGGATTATGAGGAGGTTGGAGTCGACTCCATCGAgggtgagggagaggaggagggagaggaataTTAA
- the LOC144458267 gene encoding tubulin alpha chain-like — protein MRECISIHVGQAGVQIGNACWELYCLEHGIQPDGQMPSDKTIGGGDDSFNTFFSETGAGKHVPRAVFVDLEPTVIDEVRTGTYRQLFHPEQLITGKEDAANNYARGHYTIGKEIIDLVLDRIRKLADQCTGLQGFLVFHSFGGGTGSGFTSLLMERLSVDYGKKSKLEFSIYPAPQVSTAVVEPYNSILTTHTTLEHSDCAFMVDNEAIYDICRRNLDIERPTYTNLNRLISQIVSSITASLRFDGALNVDLTEFQTNLVPYPRIHFPLATYAPVISAEKAYHEQLTVSEITNACFEPSNQMVKCDPRHGKYMACCLLYRGDVVPKDVNAAIATIKTKRSIQFVDWCPTGFKVGINYQPPTVVPGGDLAKVQRAVCMLSNTTAIAEAWARLDHKFDLMYAKRAFVHWYVGEGMEEGEFSEAREDMAALEKDYEEVGVDSIEGEGEEEGEE, from the exons ATG CGTGAGTGTATCTCCATCCATGTCGGTCAGGCTGGTGTCCAGATTGGCAATGCCTGCTGGGAGCTTTACTGCCTGGAACATGGGATCCAGCCGGACGGACAGATGCCCAGTGACAAGACCATCGGTGGAGGAGATGATTCCTTCAACACCTTCTTCAGTGAGACTGGAGCTGGAAAGCACGTCCCCAGAGCTGTTTTTGTCGACCTGGAGCCCACTGTCATCG ATGAGGTGCGCACTGGGACCTACCGCCAGCTGTTCCACCCTGAGCAGCTGATCACTGGCAAGGAGGATGCTGCCAACAACTACGCCCGTGGACACTACACCATCGGCAAAGAGATCATCGACCTGGTGCTGGACAGGATCCGCAAACTG gctgACCAGTGCACCGGCCTTCAGGGCTTCCTGGTTTTCCACAGCTTCGGAGGTGGCACCGGCTCTGGTTTCACCTCCCTGCTGATGGAGCGTCTGTCCGTGGACTACGGCAAGAAGTCCAAGCTGGAGTTCTCCATCTACCCAGCTCCCCAGGTGTCCACCGCTGTGGTGGAGCCCTACAACTCCATCCTGACCACCCACACCACCCTGGAGCACTCTGACTGTGCCTTCATGGTAGATAACGAGGCCATCTACGATATCTGCCGCAGGAACCTCGATATCGAGCGTCCCACTTACACCAACCTGAACAGGCTGATCAGTCAGATTGTGTCCTCCATCACTGCGTCCCTTCGTTTCGATGGCGCCCTCAATGTTGATCTGACAGAGTTCCAGACCAACTTGGTGCCATATCCCCGTATCCACTTCCCTCTGGCCACCTATGCCCCTGTCATCTCTGCTGAGAAGGCTTACCATGAGCAGTTAACGGTGTCAGAAATCACCAACGCCTGCTTTGAGCCATCCAATCAGATGGTGAAATGTGACCCTCGCCACGGCAAATACATGGCTTGTTGCCTTTTGTATCGTGGTGATGTGGTGCCCAAAGATGTCAATGCTGCCATCGCCACCATTAAAACCAAGCGCTCCATCCagtttgtggactggtgccCCACTGGTTTCAAGGTAGGCATCAACTACCAGCCACCCACTGTAGTTCCTGgtggagacctggccaaggtcCAGAGGGCTGTGTGCATGCTGAGCAACACCACTGCTATTGCAGAGGCCTGGGCTCGGCTGGACCACAAGTTTGATCTGATGTACGCTAAGCGTGCCTTTGTTCACTGGTATGTGGGTGAGGGTATGGAGGAGGGAGAGTTCTCTGAGGCCAGAGAGGACATGGCAGCTCTGGAGAAGGATTATGAGGAGGTTGGAGTCGACTCCATCGAgggtgagggagaggaggagggagaggagtaG